A genomic window from Ruminiclostridium cellulolyticum H10 includes:
- a CDS encoding ABC transporter permease: MYETLSTEFLKLRRSKLLIYALIAGILPSIVKFLQFILGNTDKVDGWQWFLASRQEIMVFGVLITVILSSSFIFNMEYQYGTASYIYTSRVPKIQIFLAKLLTIFAVVVLIFAVTLASELLFGVIAIKTAIPGALLLKLIKVTVWYMLSYGFLSTIVILISVLTKRFVLTSVIVFGYMMLVFPFHLKNNIYISPFMTPTAVAARIFGSNNYILVSYFKDVSVNTTAAAVFIIALTAISLALGLIVYHKSDALL, translated from the coding sequence ATGTACGAAACGCTTTCAACGGAATTTTTAAAGCTGAGAAGGTCAAAACTGCTGATTTACGCTTTAATTGCTGGGATTCTTCCTTCTATAGTCAAATTTCTTCAATTTATCTTAGGAAACACAGATAAAGTCGACGGCTGGCAGTGGTTTCTGGCTTCAAGGCAGGAAATCATGGTTTTTGGAGTACTGATAACAGTTATTTTATCTTCGAGTTTCATATTCAATATGGAATACCAATACGGTACTGCTTCGTATATCTATACTTCAAGGGTTCCTAAAATTCAGATTTTTCTGGCTAAGTTGCTGACCATATTTGCCGTGGTGGTATTGATTTTTGCAGTAACTTTGGCATCAGAGCTACTGTTCGGGGTTATAGCAATAAAAACCGCAATTCCCGGGGCTCTGTTACTAAAATTAATCAAAGTTACAGTATGGTACATGCTGTCCTATGGATTTCTGTCAACCATAGTTATTTTGATTTCAGTATTAACTAAACGGTTTGTGCTTACATCCGTGATTGTATTTGGATATATGATGCTGGTTTTTCCCTTTCATTTAAAGAATAATATTTACATATCTCCTTTTATGACGCCTACGGCAGTTGCTGCCCGGATTTTCGGTTCAAACAACTACATATTGGTCAGCTATTTCAAGGATGTATCTGTAAATACTACTGCCGCTGCAGTGTTTATTATTGCTTTGACAGCAATTTCATTGGCTTTGGGGCTAATAGTGTACCACAAGTCGGATGCACTTTTATAA
- a CDS encoding ABC transporter permease: MFLNLIYTELIKYKRTPVFWMIAIGGVLTAGTAMLLVTSEKAVATWDGFTVAGMNGINLVALFIVAVMTGYVISGEYQQSTIGILFTYPVSKIKLFMSKQAVMLIFCISLYISFLVSAFLFGIVFIGIPEWKLILKLLRLIFIMAGLNFVLVPLTSLICLLVKSAGTSIFTGMGYFISYMCFINMKNSLFILTCTPNKLVDNYFVTESIGRGDVKGILAVSAAVFVTSALISAVYYSRHDVYK; encoded by the coding sequence ATGTTTCTGAATCTGATTTATACAGAGCTGATAAAATACAAGAGAACACCGGTCTTCTGGATGATTGCAATAGGAGGGGTTCTTACGGCAGGTACTGCAATGCTCCTTGTAACATCAGAGAAAGCTGTTGCAACATGGGATGGCTTTACGGTGGCAGGTATGAACGGTATAAACCTTGTGGCGTTGTTCATTGTTGCAGTAATGACAGGATATGTTATCTCGGGGGAGTATCAGCAAAGTACTATAGGCATATTGTTTACATATCCGGTTTCAAAGATAAAGCTGTTTATGTCAAAACAAGCAGTAATGTTGATTTTTTGTATAAGCTTGTATATTTCATTTCTGGTATCGGCTTTTCTATTTGGCATTGTGTTTATTGGCATTCCTGAATGGAAACTGATATTAAAACTGTTAAGGCTGATATTTATTATGGCTGGCCTGAATTTTGTACTTGTTCCGCTCACATCATTGATATGTCTGTTGGTCAAATCAGCCGGAACGAGTATATTTACCGGGATGGGTTACTTTATTTCATATATGTGTTTTATAAATATGAAAAACAGTCTTTTTATACTGACCTGCACACCCAACAAGCTTGTTGATAATTATTTTGTGACAGAAAGTATAGGCAGGGGTGATGTAAAGGGCATTCTGGCAGTGTCGGCAGCGGTTTTTGTAACCTCGGCTTTAATTAGTGCTGTTTATTATTCAAGGCATGATGTGTATAAATAA
- a CDS encoding ABC transporter ATP-binding protein: MDYILKTQNLCKLYKNKKAVNGVNINVSKGDIYGFLGQNGAGKTTTIRMILGLIKPTEGEVFLFGERIFPGQNAHYGRIGSVIETAGFYPNLTAVENLEIHRRLMGVTNKSYLEEALEITGLTDVRNKRVKGFSLGMKQRLGISRALLHKPEFLILDEPTNGLDPVGIKEIRKLIQDLSMKRKITVLVSSHILSEIQQIASKIGIIHEGALLEEIDFESLKKKSRSYIEIKTSDDKKASFLLEKRKITDYKVIEQGVIRVYEKLNESSIFNRILSENGVEVSEIRVMNDTLEDYFLQLTGGSFRIQS; this comes from the coding sequence GTGGATTATATATTAAAAACTCAAAATCTTTGTAAATTATATAAAAATAAAAAAGCTGTAAACGGTGTGAATATAAATGTTTCCAAGGGCGATATATACGGATTTCTCGGTCAGAACGGAGCTGGCAAGACAACAACCATCAGAATGATCCTGGGACTTATAAAGCCAACAGAGGGAGAGGTTTTTCTGTTCGGAGAGAGGATTTTCCCAGGGCAGAATGCACATTACGGCAGAATAGGTTCGGTTATTGAAACCGCCGGCTTTTATCCAAACCTGACAGCAGTTGAAAATCTGGAGATACATAGACGGCTTATGGGTGTCACAAATAAAAGTTATCTTGAGGAAGCCCTTGAAATAACGGGCCTGACAGATGTACGAAACAAGAGGGTCAAGGGCTTTTCCCTCGGAATGAAACAGAGACTTGGAATATCAAGAGCACTGCTGCATAAGCCGGAATTCCTGATACTTGACGAGCCTACAAATGGTCTTGATCCAGTGGGGATAAAGGAAATCCGCAAATTAATTCAAGACCTTTCCATGAAGAGGAAGATTACGGTTCTGGTATCTTCACATATACTCAGCGAGATACAGCAGATAGCTTCAAAAATAGGCATAATACATGAGGGAGCATTATTGGAGGAAATTGATTTTGAGTCTCTCAAAAAGAAAAGCAGAAGCTATATTGAGATTAAGACAAGCGATGATAAAAAAGCATCTTTCCTGCTTGAAAAAAGGAAAATTACGGATTATAAGGTTATTGAGCAAGGAGTTATCAGGGTTTACGAGAAGCTGAACGAGTCATCTATCTTCAACCGTATATTATCCGAAAATGGTGTAGAGGTGAGTGAAATAAGAGTCATGAATGACACTCTGGAAGATTATTTTCTGCAGTTGACAGGTGGTTCGTTCAGGATACAAAGTTGA
- a CDS encoding IS3 family transposase (programmed frameshift) has protein sequence MAKYSFEFKKQIVKAYLNGEGGYEYLAKQYDIPSFNNIKKWVLNYNAFGDEGLVRSRKQKKYSFEYKLHVVELYLTSEVSYQELAIQEGIRNPALIVKWVNDFRIAGPDALRPKKKGRKKPLSLKRKVTDTNATESIIVDTSAEYVKQLEDELLKLRIENAYLKELRRLRLEEENSSEKAARIVYSLRGDFKLKDILAVVGFPKATYMYWQKRFDRENPDKELEDKILEIHENNKNYGYRRMYGELRNQEFIVNKKKVQRIMQKLSLQVTSFTRKSRKYSSYKGKVGTVAPNRIRRRFNTHIPHQKITTDTTEFKYYEVDSKGHMTMHKLYLDPFMDMYNSEIVSFGIDKHPSAVNIMSALNKAIEITSDCPYRRTFHSDQGWAYQMKVYSHRLKEERIFQSMSRKGNCHDNSVMENFFGLLKQEIYYGVVYYSYEDLKNAIERYIKYYNEQRIKEKLGWLSPAQYRLRLLAA, from the exons ATGGCTAAATATTCTTTTGAATTTAAGAAACAAATTGTAAAAGCCTATCTAAATGGAGAAGGAGGATACGAGTATCTTGCAAAGCAGTATGATATCCCCTCGTTTAACAACATTAAGAAATGGGTCCTTAATTATAATGCTTTTGGCGACGAAGGTTTGGTGCGTTCTCGCAAACAAAAAAAATACTCTTTCGAATATAAACTTCATGTTGTAGAATTATATTTAACAAGTGAGGTTTCATATCAAGAGTTAGCTATTCAAGAAGGAATTCGTAATCCTGCACTGATTGTTAAGTGGGTGAACGATTTTCGGATTGCTGGTCCGGATGCTTTGAGACCTAAGAAGAAAGGTCGGAAGAAACCATTGAGCCTAAAAAGAAAAGTAACAGATACCAATGCAACTGAATCAATTATTGTTGATACTAGTGCTGAATATGTTAAACAGCTTGAAGATGAACTTTTAAAGTTACGTATAGAGAATGCCTATTTAAAAGAACTGAGGAGGCTGCGTTTAGAGGAGGAAA ACTCTTCTGAAAAAGCAGCGAGAATCGTCTACAGCCTCCGAGGAGATTTCAAACTAAAAGACATTCTCGCAGTAGTAGGCTTTCCTAAAGCAACATATATGTATTGGCAGAAAAGATTTGATAGAGAGAATCCAGACAAAGAACTGGAAGATAAGATATTGGAGATTCATGAGAATAATAAGAATTATGGATATCGTCGTATGTATGGTGAACTCAGGAATCAAGAATTTATAGTAAACAAGAAGAAAGTACAGCGAATTATGCAAAAGCTTAGTCTTCAAGTTACTTCTTTTACCAGAAAAAGTCGCAAGTACAGTTCTTATAAGGGAAAAGTTGGAACAGTTGCACCTAACAGAATCCGTAGACGTTTCAATACTCATATTCCACACCAGAAGATTACAACTGATACAACAGAGTTTAAATACTACGAAGTTGATTCCAAGGGACATATGACAATGCATAAGCTTTACCTGGATCCTTTTATGGATATGTACAATAGTGAAATAGTAAGTTTCGGTATTGATAAACATCCATCTGCAGTAAATATTATGAGTGCACTTAATAAAGCTATTGAAATCACATCTGATTGTCCTTATAGAAGAACATTCCATTCAGATCAAGGTTGGGCTTATCAGATGAAAGTATACTCACATCGTCTCAAAGAAGAACGGATTTTTCAAAGTATGTCTAGAAAAGGTAACTGCCATGATAATTCAGTAATGGAAAACTTCTTTGGTCTGCTAAAACAAGAGATATACTATGGAGTTGTGTACTACAGCTACGAGGACTTAAAAAATGCAATAGAACGATACATAAAGTATTATAACGAGCAAAGAATTAAAGAGAAACTAGGATGGCTGAGTCCTGCTCAATACAGACTTAGGCTCTTGGCTGCATAA
- the nifJ gene encoding pyruvate:ferredoxin (flavodoxin) oxidoreductase → MSKIKMTVDGNTAAAYVSYAFTDVAAIYPITPSSNMAELVDEWSAKGKKNIFGQKVRVVEMQSEAGAAGTLHGSLQAGALTTTFTASQGLLLMIPNMYKVAGELLPAVFHVSARAIATHALSIFGDHQDVMATRQTGVVMLASGSVQEIMDLAPVAHLASIKGRLPFLHFFDGFRTSHEIQKVEALDYEDLASLVDYEAVKEFRDRALSPNHPVTRGTAQNPDVYFQGREALNPFYNDIVGIVEDYMNKVGALTGRKHGLFDYYGAPDAENIIVAMGSITDVVEETIDYMNSQGKKYGLVKVHLFRPFSVKHLLNVIPKTVKKIAVLDRTKEPGSVGEPLYLDVKAAFYSVPDAPVIVGGRFGLASKDTTPSDIKAVYDNLEQQNPKDQFTIGIDDDVTHTSLTVNEKINAEPKSTIRCKFWGLGSDGTVGANKQAIKIIGDHTEKFAQGYFAYDSKKSGGVTMSHLRFGDERIKSAYLINEADYIACHNQSYVNQYDLLKGIKKGGIFVLNCLWDEKELEDHLPAEIKRQIAQNNIQFYTVDATKIAESIGLGNRINMIMQAAFFKLANIIPMEDAVKYLKDAVVKSYGQKGENIVKVNHEAIDKGINAIVKVNVPDSWKDAQDTSHSDIEEPEFISKIMRPMNAMKGEDLPVSTFKGIEDGTLPNGTSAYEKRGIAVNVPEWIPETCIQCNICSLVCPHAVIRPTLATEEELKDAPESFVTKKAVGKGLEEYQFRIQISPMDCTGCGNCADVCPAKPKALVMKKLSTQTEREIPNFDFVTRNIGYKGGNFGNKTIKDSQFRKPLMEFSGACAGCGETPYIKLITQLYGDRMMIANATGCSSIWAASYPTSSYTVNHEGKGPAWANSLFEDNAEFGYGMYLGVKQIRERLRDVANELLELDIEESMRPLLSKWLESVEDGAASKGASEDLINALQSYSNKDQKQMQLVNELLEKQDYLVKRSIWVVGGDGWAYDIGFGGVDHVLSTGDDINMLVFDTEIYSNTGGQASKATPTSAIAKFASSGKKQAKKDLAAQMMTYGNVYVAQVGIGADRNQMLKAIAEAEAYKGPSIIIAYSPCISHGIKDGMGRSIANSAAAVSAGYWHLFRYNPDLKKEGKNPFILDSKEPKESFREFLMSQVRYSSLSKLFPEEAEDLFSRAEEHAKEKYERLKRMAEL, encoded by the coding sequence ATGTCAAAAATTAAAATGACGGTAGACGGTAATACTGCGGCTGCTTATGTCTCATATGCCTTTACCGATGTTGCTGCAATCTATCCTATAACACCATCATCAAACATGGCAGAGTTAGTTGATGAATGGTCTGCCAAAGGCAAAAAAAATATTTTCGGACAGAAAGTCAGGGTAGTTGAAATGCAGTCAGAAGCAGGTGCTGCGGGTACTCTCCATGGTTCTCTTCAAGCAGGTGCCCTTACTACTACATTTACGGCTTCCCAAGGTTTGTTATTAATGATTCCAAATATGTACAAGGTTGCGGGAGAACTGCTTCCGGCTGTATTCCATGTAAGTGCAAGGGCTATTGCAACTCATGCACTTTCAATTTTCGGAGATCATCAGGATGTTATGGCTACACGGCAAACAGGAGTAGTCATGCTGGCTTCAGGTTCAGTTCAGGAAATAATGGATTTGGCACCTGTAGCCCATTTGGCTTCAATAAAAGGAAGACTTCCTTTCCTCCATTTCTTTGACGGATTCAGAACATCACACGAAATACAGAAGGTCGAAGCACTGGACTATGAGGATTTGGCAAGTCTGGTAGATTATGAGGCAGTTAAGGAGTTCAGAGACAGAGCTTTGTCCCCTAACCATCCGGTTACAAGAGGCACGGCTCAAAACCCTGACGTTTATTTTCAGGGTCGGGAAGCATTAAATCCTTTTTACAACGACATTGTAGGTATTGTTGAGGATTATATGAATAAGGTGGGAGCTCTCACAGGTCGGAAACATGGCCTTTTTGACTATTATGGCGCACCTGATGCTGAAAATATAATTGTTGCAATGGGTTCAATCACCGACGTCGTTGAAGAAACCATTGATTACATGAACAGTCAGGGGAAAAAATACGGGCTTGTAAAGGTTCACCTTTTCAGACCATTTTCTGTAAAACACCTGCTTAATGTAATCCCTAAAACAGTAAAAAAAATAGCTGTATTGGATAGAACTAAGGAACCCGGTTCAGTAGGGGAACCTTTATATCTTGATGTAAAGGCTGCATTTTACAGTGTACCGGATGCTCCTGTTATAGTAGGCGGAAGATTTGGACTGGCTTCCAAGGATACAACACCTTCGGATATTAAAGCTGTATATGACAACTTGGAACAGCAGAATCCAAAAGATCAGTTTACTATTGGTATTGATGATGATGTTACTCATACATCACTGACAGTAAATGAAAAAATCAACGCGGAGCCAAAGTCTACAATTAGATGCAAATTCTGGGGGCTCGGCTCCGATGGTACAGTAGGAGCAAACAAGCAGGCAATAAAGATTATCGGGGACCATACCGAAAAATTTGCACAGGGCTACTTTGCATATGACTCTAAGAAATCAGGCGGAGTTACCATGTCTCATCTCAGGTTCGGAGATGAACGTATAAAATCTGCATACCTTATAAATGAGGCTGATTATATCGCCTGCCATAACCAATCCTACGTAAATCAGTATGATTTACTCAAAGGAATTAAAAAAGGCGGTATTTTCGTGTTGAACTGCCTATGGGATGAAAAAGAGCTAGAAGACCATCTGCCCGCTGAAATAAAAAGGCAGATTGCCCAAAATAATATACAGTTTTATACTGTTGATGCAACTAAGATTGCTGAATCAATCGGTCTTGGAAACAGGATTAACATGATAATGCAAGCAGCTTTCTTTAAACTTGCCAATATTATTCCTATGGAAGATGCTGTCAAATATCTCAAAGATGCCGTTGTAAAGAGCTATGGCCAAAAGGGCGAAAATATTGTCAAGGTTAACCATGAAGCAATTGATAAGGGAATTAACGCCATAGTTAAGGTAAATGTCCCGGATAGCTGGAAAGACGCACAGGATACTTCTCACAGTGATATAGAAGAACCTGAATTCATCAGTAAAATAATGAGACCTATGAACGCCATGAAGGGTGAGGATCTTCCTGTAAGTACATTTAAGGGAATTGAGGATGGAACTCTTCCAAACGGAACCTCAGCCTACGAAAAGAGAGGTATCGCAGTCAATGTTCCCGAATGGATTCCCGAAACCTGTATACAGTGTAACATTTGCTCTCTCGTATGTCCTCATGCCGTTATCCGGCCTACTTTGGCTACTGAAGAAGAGTTAAAGGATGCACCTGAATCCTTTGTTACCAAAAAGGCTGTGGGTAAGGGACTGGAAGAATATCAATTCAGAATACAGATAAGTCCTATGGACTGTACAGGCTGCGGCAACTGTGCCGATGTATGTCCCGCAAAGCCTAAGGCACTGGTTATGAAAAAGCTTAGTACACAGACTGAAAGAGAAATTCCTAACTTTGATTTTGTAACCAGAAATATAGGATATAAGGGCGGTAATTTTGGCAATAAGACTATTAAGGACAGCCAGTTCAGAAAGCCTTTGATGGAATTCTCAGGTGCATGTGCGGGCTGTGGTGAGACCCCATACATCAAGCTTATAACACAGCTTTATGGCGACAGGATGATGATTGCCAATGCAACAGGCTGTTCATCCATATGGGCTGCCTCATATCCTACAAGCTCATATACGGTAAACCACGAGGGCAAAGGCCCTGCTTGGGCAAATTCCCTTTTTGAGGATAATGCAGAATTCGGTTACGGTATGTACCTTGGTGTAAAACAAATAAGAGAACGGCTCAGAGATGTTGCCAACGAGCTTTTGGAGTTGGACATTGAAGAAAGCATGAGGCCTTTGTTGTCAAAATGGCTGGAGAGTGTTGAGGACGGTGCAGCCTCAAAAGGAGCAAGTGAAGATCTTATTAATGCATTACAGAGTTATTCAAATAAAGATCAGAAGCAAATGCAACTGGTTAATGAGCTTCTTGAAAAGCAAGACTATCTTGTTAAACGTTCAATATGGGTAGTAGGCGGAGACGGTTGGGCTTACGATATTGGTTTTGGCGGAGTTGACCATGTTCTCTCTACGGGGGATGATATCAACATGCTTGTATTTGATACTGAAATATATTCAAATACAGGAGGCCAGGCTTCTAAGGCAACTCCAACATCCGCTATTGCAAAGTTTGCTTCTTCTGGTAAGAAGCAGGCCAAAAAGGATCTTGCGGCACAGATGATGACTTATGGAAATGTCTACGTTGCACAGGTCGGAATAGGTGCAGACAGAAACCAGATGCTAAAAGCCATCGCTGAAGCCGAAGCATACAAAGGGCCCTCCATTATTATTGCATATTCTCCATGTATAAGCCATGGAATCAAGGACGGTATGGGAAGAAGCATAGCAAATTCAGCTGCCGCTGTTTCAGCCGGATACTGGCACCTGTTCAGGTATAACCCTGATCTTAAGAAGGAAGGTAAGAATCCCTTTATTCTGGATTCCAAAGAACCTAAGGAAAGTTTCAGGGAATTCCTGATGTCACAGGTAAGGTATTCATCGCTTTCCAAGTTGTTCCCCGAAGAGGCGGAAGACTTGTTCTCCCGTGCAGAAGAACATGCCAAAGAAAAGTACGAGCGTTTGAAGCGTATGGCAGAGCTATAG
- a CDS encoding CDIF630_02480 family spore surface protein, with product MNKKDAQLEGRDNRRQTAYRPTDNEGTAAWTNEATKQKHTNVVIPKTEGVSEAKKWVDNGSKL from the coding sequence ATGAATAAAAAAGATGCACAGCTTGAAGGACGTGACAACAGACGGCAGACAGCTTACAGGCCTACAGACAATGAAGGTACAGCTGCCTGGACAAACGAAGCGACAAAGCAAAAACACACTAACGTGGTAATTCCTAAAACAGAAGGTGTTTCAGAAGCTAAAAAATGGGTAGATAATGGAAGTAAACTTTAA
- a CDS encoding LytR/AlgR family response regulator transcription factor, whose product MKIAICDDLRFDRTLLCEYILQYAKNSLINIEVVEFDSGEEMLSSFSEEKYKIVFLDIYMKGIDGVEVAEKIRETDEDCKIIFTTSSEDHKGEGFEVAATHYLIKPITYERVEQALNRCKQILAFDAQYIELPFGKEFVKINLRDILYVEAVRNGVVITTELKEFKIHMSMAKICNIITDKRFLRSHRGFIVNMQHIISTKDNEFVLKNGSIVPIRQSGRKEIKIAYMHYVIENHKKIQSSDVII is encoded by the coding sequence ATGAAAATAGCTATTTGCGACGATTTAAGATTTGACCGAACTTTACTGTGCGAGTACATACTACAGTATGCGAAAAATTCTCTTATAAATATTGAAGTTGTTGAGTTTGACAGTGGGGAAGAAATGTTGTCATCTTTTTCAGAGGAAAAATATAAAATTGTATTTCTTGATATATACATGAAAGGTATTGACGGAGTAGAAGTTGCGGAGAAAATAAGGGAAACTGATGAGGATTGCAAAATTATTTTTACAACCTCAAGTGAGGATCATAAAGGTGAAGGTTTCGAGGTTGCTGCAACCCATTATTTGATTAAGCCTATTACCTATGAGCGAGTCGAACAGGCTCTGAACCGATGCAAGCAGATTTTAGCTTTTGATGCACAATACATAGAGCTGCCTTTTGGAAAAGAGTTTGTAAAAATCAACCTTCGTGACATTTTATATGTAGAGGCTGTCAGAAATGGTGTTGTCATAACTACAGAGCTTAAAGAATTTAAGATACATATGTCTATGGCAAAGATCTGTAATATCATTACTGATAAAAGATTTTTACGGTCACACAGAGGATTTATTGTAAACATGCAGCATATAATTTCAACAAAAGACAATGAGTTTGTTCTGAAAAATGGCTCTATTGTGCCTATACGTCAGTCTGGCAGAAAAGAGATAAAAATCGCCTACATGCATTATGTTATAGAAAACCACAAAAAAATTCAAAGCTCCGATGTCATTATCTAA
- a CDS encoding ferritin family protein, whose amino-acid sequence MQYYENWPYVSSNMIGPGPTNKNMGSGMPTPGIMQPDMNMDLQPGYTPHLMQQETMQPGMGLDMMQQEHIDVDMAEALELIRQQIKGEMQDRLFYQYLLDNVPTLLDKEIIEEVRDNEKKHAKIFRQLYFELTGKTIQPDENVSFEKPKTYCEGLRGALMGETSAIKKHRRILAAMKSRKHINMMVEIITDELRHGSLYNLLIHNNNCKY is encoded by the coding sequence GTGCAGTATTATGAAAATTGGCCATATGTAAGCAGTAATATGATAGGCCCTGGCCCTACAAATAAGAATATGGGTTCAGGGATGCCTACACCCGGAATTATGCAGCCTGACATGAATATGGATTTGCAGCCGGGCTATACACCACATTTAATGCAGCAGGAAACCATGCAACCGGGAATGGGTCTGGATATGATGCAGCAAGAACATATAGACGTTGATATGGCGGAGGCACTTGAATTAATTAGGCAACAGATAAAAGGTGAAATGCAAGACAGACTATTCTATCAATATCTTTTAGACAATGTGCCGACACTGCTGGACAAGGAAATCATCGAGGAGGTAAGGGATAACGAAAAAAAACATGCCAAGATATTCAGGCAGCTTTACTTCGAACTTACCGGAAAGACGATACAGCCCGATGAAAATGTTAGCTTTGAAAAACCGAAAACATATTGCGAAGGGCTTAGGGGTGCACTTATGGGTGAAACTAGTGCCATAAAAAAACACCGTAGGATTTTAGCAGCAATGAAGAGCAGGAAGCATATAAACATGATGGTGGAAATAATTACTGACGAATTAAGGCATGGTTCGCTATACAATCTTTTAATTCACAATAATAATTGCAAATATTGA
- a CDS encoding DedA family protein, translated as MNIIVKFFDFVMNLDENLTLLANTFGVWTYVILFAIVFCETGLVITPFLPGDSMIFVIGALSASGELNLTVITIVLIAAAILGDTCNYHIGKFFGPKVFKKDNVRFLKKEHLIKTHNFYEKHGGKTIILARFIPIIRTFAPFVAGMGSMNYIKFISYNIIGGILWVALFLTAGYFFGNVPVVQENFTLVILAIIFISILPGFVAYLKNKKAGPAGEE; from the coding sequence ATGAATATTATTGTAAAATTTTTCGACTTTGTAATGAATTTGGATGAAAATCTGACCCTGTTGGCAAATACTTTTGGGGTTTGGACCTACGTAATTTTGTTTGCTATAGTTTTTTGTGAGACAGGCCTTGTGATAACACCCTTTCTGCCGGGGGATTCCATGATTTTCGTCATAGGAGCCCTTTCAGCAAGCGGAGAGCTTAATTTGACGGTTATAACGATAGTATTAATAGCTGCGGCTATTCTTGGGGATACTTGCAATTACCATATTGGCAAATTTTTCGGGCCTAAGGTATTCAAAAAAGATAATGTTAGGTTCCTTAAAAAAGAACATCTGATAAAAACTCATAATTTTTATGAAAAACACGGTGGTAAGACCATAATCCTTGCAAGATTTATACCCATTATTAGAACTTTTGCACCTTTTGTGGCAGGTATGGGTTCTATGAACTATATTAAATTTATAAGCTATAATATAATAGGCGGCATCCTATGGGTTGCATTGTTTCTGACGGCAGGATACTTTTTTGGAAATGTTCCTGTTGTCCAAGAGAACTTTACACTTGTAATATTGGCGATAATTTTTATATCCATTCTGCCTGGTTTTGTAGCATATTTGAAAAACAAAAAAGCAGGCCCCGCTGGGGAGGAATAG
- a CDS encoding DMT family transporter, with protein MNIITKSNAQIFLIINAILWGSSYIWSKMLLGFLPQFSILLICAVLGLCSTIILFRKKLQGFNKKIVVTCVLISLISVVSNTFCMLALKKTSGSNTAFIVQLSIVITPIIMAVLERKVPSRKTILPAMAAMVGIYLITFAGKGMSVNPGDIFALCNAIFFSLFIALQNKFSNVFTAVQFTFVQHSTNIVCFLALALIFETGKIVFSNAVNPLFILLICLNATVTIFTSLFQSSAIKFVRPENAAIMYALEPVVTTVLGILLLGESFSGILTVLGCVIILFTIIISACKKGRFYSRESLKLRITTKA; from the coding sequence ATGAACATTATTACAAAAAGCAACGCACAAATATTCTTAATTATCAACGCAATATTATGGGGGTCTTCATATATTTGGTCCAAGATGCTTCTGGGCTTTCTTCCGCAGTTTTCAATACTATTGATATGTGCTGTATTAGGACTTTGTTCCACAATTATATTATTCAGAAAAAAATTGCAGGGTTTTAATAAAAAAATTGTTGTTACCTGTGTTCTTATAAGTCTTATTTCAGTTGTAAGCAATACCTTCTGTATGCTGGCACTGAAAAAAACCTCAGGATCAAACACAGCATTTATTGTACAGCTGTCAATTGTAATAACACCTATTATAATGGCAGTTCTGGAAAGAAAAGTACCTTCCCGGAAAACAATCCTTCCGGCAATGGCGGCTATGGTAGGTATTTACCTTATTACCTTTGCCGGAAAGGGTATGAGTGTAAATCCTGGAGATATTTTTGCATTATGTAATGCAATTTTTTTCTCCCTGTTTATTGCACTTCAAAATAAGTTTTCAAATGTATTTACCGCCGTACAGTTTACATTTGTGCAACACAGTACTAATATAGTATGCTTTTTAGCACTGGCATTGATATTTGAAACAGGTAAAATAGTATTTTCAAATGCTGTAAATCCTTTGTTTATACTGCTTATTTGTCTGAATGCCACAGTTACCATATTCACATCCTTGTTTCAAAGCTCAGCAATTAAATTTGTACGGCCTGAAAACGCAGCCATTATGTATGCACTTGAACCTGTAGTGACTACAGTGCTAGGAATATTACTTCTAGGAGAAAGCTTCAGCGGAATTCTAACCGTTTTGGGCTGTGTGATTATACTGTTTACCATAATCATTTCAGCATGTAAGAAAGGCAGGTTTTATTCAAGAGAGTCTTTGAAACTGCGTATTACAACAAAGGCATAA